One window from the genome of Phycisphaerae bacterium encodes:
- the phoU gene encoding phosphate signaling complex protein PhoU — protein sequence MSKHLQTEIERLKKMILTLGARVEESVRKAVTSIHLIDVELAREVIERDIDIDQTEVEVEEECLKILALHQPVAIDLRFIIAALKINNDLERIADLAVNVAERTAFLATQPRISVPFDFPTMAQKAKTMLKNSLDALVNMDAELAKKVCASDDEVDAINREMYEAVKDAIRQHPEWLDSLIHYLSVSRHIERIADHATNIAEDVIYMVAGEIVRHRPEDYTRSA from the coding sequence ATGTCCAAACATCTGCAGACCGAAATCGAAAGGCTCAAGAAGATGATCCTGACCCTCGGGGCCAGGGTCGAGGAGTCCGTCCGCAAAGCCGTCACCTCCATCCACCTGATCGACGTCGAACTCGCCCGCGAGGTCATCGAACGTGACATCGACATCGACCAGACCGAGGTCGAGGTCGAGGAGGAATGCCTCAAAATCCTCGCCCTCCACCAGCCCGTCGCCATCGACCTGCGGTTCATCATCGCCGCCCTGAAGATCAACAACGACCTCGAGCGGATCGCCGACCTCGCCGTCAACGTCGCCGAACGAACCGCCTTCCTCGCCACCCAGCCGCGAATCAGCGTCCCCTTCGACTTCCCCACCATGGCCCAGAAGGCCAAAACCATGCTCAAAAACAGCCTCGACGCCCTGGTCAACATGGACGCCGAACTCGCCAAAAAGGTCTGCGCCTCCGACGACGAAGTCGACGCGATCAACCGCGAAATGTACGAAGCCGTCAAGGACGCCATCCGCCAACATCCCGAGTGGCTCGACTCCCTGATCCACTACCTCTCCGTCTCACGCCACATCGAACGAATCGCCGACCACGCCACCAACATCGCCGAGGACGTCATCTACATGGTCGCCGGCGAAATCGTCCGCCACCGACCCGAAGACTACACCC